In bacterium, the sequence AGGGTCAACAGGTTTTGTAGGTTCAAAATCAGTTCCTTTTCTTGAAAGACAAGGATATGAAGTTTTTTATCTTGTATTTAAAAATCAAGGCTTAAAAAATGAAATAAATTAATCTATCCTGCCAGTAAAAATGACATCTC encodes:
- a CDS encoding NAD-dependent epimerase/dehydratase family protein, with amino-acid sequence MKILISGSTGFVGSKSVPFLERQGYEVFYLVFKNQGLKNEIN